The Pseudomonadota bacterium genome includes a window with the following:
- a CDS encoding TrkH family potassium uptake protein: MKRLLRVAHVLGLVIALFGLGMVLPILVAWIHGNDAAGAVFVEALGGTIACGLLLWLCTRRYRADLQVRDGFLLVVLVWTVLPVFAALPLLRYLPGLSFTDAYFECMSGLTTTGATVLTGLDSLPPSINVWRAQLVWLGGMGIIVLAVAILPLLGVGGRQMFKAETPGPMKEARLTPRITETARGLWMIYTGISFACLMSYHLAGMSWLDALIHAFSTMGLGGFSSHDQSYGYFDSPAIEAVAIVFMLIAGMNFATHFTVFRNWNAEPYRDDPEAGWFVFITVASIFGIGTYLWAQGAYDGYATALRYASFNTVSLATTTGYASIDYNAWPVFAPLWMLFLSSFVSCSGSTGGGIKMIRAIVLYKQVFHEMVRTVHPNAISPIKLTRHPVPNNVVFAVLAFALVYVALIVVMTLALTALGLDAVSAFTAIVACINNTGPGLSQVGPATTYAVLTDLQTWVCSAAMLLGRLELFTVLVVLTPSFWR; encoded by the coding sequence ATGAAGCGACTCTTGAGGGTCGCACATGTGCTCGGGCTCGTCATCGCGCTTTTCGGGCTCGGCATGGTGCTCCCCATCCTGGTGGCGTGGATCCATGGCAACGATGCGGCGGGCGCCGTATTCGTAGAGGCCCTGGGCGGGACCATCGCGTGCGGGTTGCTCCTTTGGCTATGCACGCGCCGTTATCGGGCCGATCTCCAGGTCCGCGACGGGTTCCTGCTGGTGGTCCTGGTGTGGACCGTGCTCCCGGTGTTCGCGGCCCTGCCGCTGCTCCGCTACCTGCCGGGGCTCAGCTTCACCGATGCCTATTTCGAGTGCATGTCCGGGTTGACCACGACCGGCGCTACCGTGCTTACCGGCCTCGACAGTCTGCCGCCCTCGATCAACGTCTGGCGGGCGCAGCTGGTGTGGCTCGGGGGCATGGGGATCATCGTGCTGGCGGTGGCGATCCTCCCGCTCCTCGGTGTCGGCGGGCGCCAGATGTTCAAGGCCGAGACGCCGGGACCCATGAAAGAAGCGCGCTTGACACCGCGCATCACCGAGACCGCACGTGGTCTGTGGATGATCTACACGGGGATCTCGTTCGCCTGCCTCATGTCTTATCACCTGGCCGGGATGAGTTGGCTGGACGCCCTGATCCACGCCTTCAGCACCATGGGGCTCGGGGGCTTCTCCAGCCACGATCAGAGCTACGGGTATTTCGACTCGCCCGCGATCGAGGCGGTCGCGATCGTGTTCATGCTCATCGCCGGGATGAACTTCGCGACCCATTTCACGGTGTTCCGCAACTGGAATGCCGAGCCCTACCGCGACGATCCGGAGGCGGGTTGGTTCGTGTTCATCACCGTGGCGAGCATCTTTGGTATCGGGACCTATCTGTGGGCTCAGGGAGCCTATGATGGATACGCCACGGCCCTGCGCTATGCCTCGTTCAACACGGTCTCGCTCGCGACCACGACGGGCTACGCCAGCATCGACTACAACGCCTGGCCGGTGTTCGCACCGCTGTGGATGCTGTTCCTGTCGAGCTTCGTGAGCTGCTCCGGTTCGACCGGCGGGGGCATCAAGATGATCCGGGCCATAGTCCTCTACAAGCAGGTGTTCCACGAGATGGTCCGGACGGTACACCCGAATGCCATCTCGCCCATCAAGCTCACGAGGCATCCGGTGCCCAACAACGTGGTGTTCGCGGTGCTGGCCTTCGCGTTGGTGTACGTGGCCTTGATCGTCGTGATGACCTTGGCCCTGACCGCCCTGGGCCTCGATGCCGTGAGTGCCTTCACCGCCATCGTTGCCTGCATCAACAACACCGGACCCGGCCTGAGCCAGGTCGGGCCGGCGACCACCTATGCGGTGTTGACGGACTTGCAGACCTGGGTGTGCAGCGCCGCCATGCTGCTCGGGCGGCTCGAGCTCTTCACCGTGCTCGTGGTCCTGACCCCGAGCTTCTGGCGCTAA